The window TGTTGGATACCGATCTTACGCCGATTGCGGATTTGCATGTGAAGATCGGTGCAGAAGCTACGATCGGTCTGGTGGCGGCGCAGCGGCCCCACGGATTCGGTGTGATAGGTTTAGAAGCAGATGGACGTGTTGCATGGTGGCGCGAGCCGACGGATACAGAAAAGCGCCGCGCTGCGCTGCAGGTTGCAGTATCCAATGCGGACTGGGATTTGGTGAATGCCGGCGTCTACTTGCTGGAGCCGGAAGCGATCGCACGTGCGGCAAGCGCCGGGCCGGTTTCTCTGGAGCGCACCGTGTTGCCGGAGGTTATCCGCAGCCGCTCGGGAATGGCGGCGGCTGCACTGGTGGGGTACTGGCGGGATATCGGAAGTCCCGCCAGCCTTCTGGCGGCATCCCGTGATCTGGCGTCTGGGAGGATCCAAACCAGGTGTCCGGCTCTGGTACGCGATGCAGAGCAAACAGAAGGCGCGGATGTGGATATGCAAACGCTGCTTGGTGAAGGCGCCATCGTGGAAGCCGGCGCCGTTGTCCGTGCCAGCATGTTGTTGGAAAACAGTCGTGTCGGCGCCGGCGCGGTGGTTGAGAACGCGATTATAGACGCTGGCGCGGTTGTAATGCCGGGGTCACATTTCGGTTCTGATCAGGAAGCGGCGCCCGCGTGCCTGGCAGCCGGGGAGCAGTTTCCAGCGCCACAAAGCCCTTAAGCGGTAGCCAGAAACTCCGTCAGCGCCGCCTGCCAGCTCCGCATCGTATCGGCCGCTTGAACGCGGAGCGCCATTCTGTCGAGAACGGAATAGGCTGGCCGGCGGGTGGGGGTTATATACTCGCTGGCCGGTATCGGCTTTATCTCCATCGTTAACGCTGGGCGCTGCTGCATGATGAAGAGCGCCAGGTCGTACCAGCTGCAGCTGCCGGCGTTATTCACGTGGTAGGTGCCGTAGTAACCCGATCGGATCAGTGTTACGATGGCTGCCGCAAGATCCACTGTGTACGTCGGCGCGCCAATCTGGTCCCTCACTACGGGGAGTTCTGTCCTGGACTCCGCGAGCTTCAAAATAGTCGCTGGGAAGTTCCGGCCACCACGCCCAAACAACCACTGTGTGCGCACAATCCAGTGACGCCGGCAAAGCGTGATAACATGGCCTTCGCCGGCAAGCTTGGAGGCCCCGTATACGTTAATTGGATTCGGAGCATCGTACTCCGTGTACGGCTTCCGGCTCGCACCGTCAAATACGAAGTCGGTGGAGAGGTAGAGAAGCGGGACGTCGTGACGAGCGCATGCCGCCGCCACCGACCACGTACCCCAGGCGTTCACTCGAAAGGCTTGCTCCGGATCCAGTTCGCAGCCATCCACGTCCGTTAGCGCGGCGGCGTGAATCACCACGTCCGCATCTGCTTCGGCAATCGCCGTATCAACCGCTGCGCCATCCGTAACATCCACGGCGCGCTGCCAGGCTCGTCCACTTGTTTGCAAATCTGCACCAAGAGCCGTGTCGCCTGCCAAAGTAATCGCTCGCACCAGATCGGAGCCAAGCATCCCGGTACTCCCGGTTACCAGGATCCTCATTCAGGTTCCTCCGTTCCATGCTGGGCTGAGATTGAGCCTTGAGTGGAGGCGCGAATGCGCGCGATTGTTGCCGTGGTGGAGTGGTCCGGTTCCAGCGGAGCCGCTACAACTTTGCCGCCGTATCGGCGAACGACGGCTGTTTCGGGCATGCGCTCCACCTCGTAATCGCCACCTTTGACGTGAATATCGGGCCGGACGATCTCCAACAGGGCGTTGGGGGCGTTTTCTGGAAACACCACCACAAAGTCCACAGCCGCCAGCGCGGCTACCACTTCCGCTCGCTCCATCTCGGGCACCAATGGTCGGTCCGGTCCCTTCAGGCCCCGTGTGGATTCGTCGGAATTGATTCCAACCACCAACACATCGCCCATCGACCGAGCCGCGTTCAGATACCGTACATGGCCGATGTGGAGGATATCGAAGACGCCATTGGTAGAGACAATGGTGTGACCCTGTCTGCGATGGTGGATCAGTTCATGAGCCAATTGCTGAGGGCTGTCGATGATACGCCCCATGGTAGGTGCCTTACTTTCCGGCTAATAGCGCCGATGTAACTCCCACTCCCACGCGGTACCAATAATCGGCTCGAGCTCGCGATAGCCTGGCAGCCAGCCGAGCTCCTTGTATGCCTTCGCGGCGCTGGCCACAAGGCTTGGCGGATCACCGGCGCGCCGCGCGCCGTCGATAACCGGTATCTTCTTTCCGGTGACATCTTCACATGCCTGAATGATCTCGCGAACCGAGTGGCCTGTGCCTGTTCCCAAGTTGTAGAATCCGCTCGCCCCACCCGCTGTCAGTCGCTGGAGGGCGAGGCTGTGCGCCACGGCAATGTCGTCCACATGGATGTAATCGCGCACGCATGTGCCGTCGGGTGTATCGTAGTCAGCGCCAAATACGGTTATCGCCGCGCGTTTGCCCAGGGCGGCTTGCAACGCCAAAGGGATCAGATGCGTCTCGGGATCATGGCTTTCACCTATTGAGCCATCGGCGGCCGAGCCGGCGGCATTGAAGTAGCGCAGCCCCACGTACTCCAAACCGCTCGCAGCGCCGTACGCCGCCAGCATCCGCTCCACCCACAATTTGCTCTCTCCATACGGGTTGATGGGGTTCTGTGGGTGCGCCTCATCGAGAGGTACGTACTGCGGGTTACCGTATGTTGCGCAGGTGCTGGAAAAGATGAAGCGTCTGACTTCACAAGACCGCATCGCATCCATCATTGGGATTACGGCGGCAAAATTGTTCTGATAGTACTTGCCGGGATTCGTAACAGACTCACCGACGTACGCATAGGCCGCGAAGTGAACCACCGCCTCAATCTTATGAGCGCGCAGCAGCGCCTCGGCCACGCCCGCGTCGCCCACATTACCAACCACCAGCAGCACTCCGTCGGGTAACGACTCGGCATGCCCATAAACCAGATTATCGAGCACCACCACCTGATGGCCGCGAGATGCCTCGTACCGCACGTAATGGCTGCCAATGTAGCCCGCACCGCCGGTCACCAGCAGGTTCATGGTTAGTCCACGAACCGATACTTGACAATCGTCCACAACGCCAAAAAGCCATCCTTCCAGCCGATCTTCTTACCGTCGGCATAGTTCCGGCCGCTGTAGGAGATCGGAACCTCATAGATCCGACAGCCGGCTCTTGCCACTTTGGCGGTAATCTCCGGCTCAATGTCGAAACGGTCGGAGTGGAGGATCAAGCCTTGAATAAGCTCCCGTCGAAAAACTTTGTAGCAAACCTCCATGTCCGTGAGATTCAGGTTGGTGAGCATATTGGAGACCAGCGTAAGAAAAGCGTTACCCACCCGGTGCCAGAACAGTAGAACTCGGTGCGCGCCGCCACCCAGGAATCGCGAGCCGTACACCACGTCCGCTCGGCCATCCTGAAGTGGCTCGAGCAACCGTGAGTACTCGCGCGGATCGTACTCCAGGTCGGCGTCCTGAATCAGCACAAACTGACCTCGCGCCAGGGGAATCGCAGTCCGAATCGCGGCGCCTTTGCCGCGATTCACGGCATGATAGGCAACCTCAACATCCGGCAGCTTGCCGTCGGCGGCGGAGCGTAACACCTCCTGGGTGCCATCGCTTGAGCCGTCATCAATTACCAGGACCTGCTTCGAGAGCGGTACAGCAATTACGCGATTCAGCAGCTCAAGGATGGTGGCGCACTCGTTGAAAACCGGCACAATCACGGTAA of the Armatimonadota bacterium genome contains:
- a CDS encoding NDP-sugar synthase, which codes for MTALPRSAILLAGGLGTRLDPITRHRPKGLIPVGRCTILEIQLAWLRAQGVEQVVLAVSHMADRIQRALGNGSRFGIELQYADEETPLGTGGATRNAAALLPHGPVLVVNGDLLLDTDLTPIADLHVKIGAEATIGLVAAQRPHGFGVIGLEADGRVAWWREPTDTEKRRAALQVAVSNADWDLVNAGVYLLEPEAIARAASAGPVSLERTVLPEVIRSRSGMAAAALVGYWRDIGSPASLLAASRDLASGRIQTRCPALVRDAEQTEGADVDMQTLLGEGAIVEAGAVVRASMLLENSRVGAGAVVENAIIDAGAVVMPGSHFGSDQEAAPACLAAGEQFPAPQSP
- the rfbD gene encoding dTDP-4-dehydrorhamnose reductase — encoded protein: MRILVTGSTGMLGSDLVRAITLAGDTALGADLQTSGRAWQRAVDVTDGAAVDTAIAEADADVVIHAAALTDVDGCELDPEQAFRVNAWGTWSVAAACARHDVPLLYLSTDFVFDGASRKPYTEYDAPNPINVYGASKLAGEGHVITLCRRHWIVRTQWLFGRGGRNFPATILKLAESRTELPVVRDQIGAPTYTVDLAAAIVTLIRSGYYGTYHVNNAGSCSWYDLALFIMQQRPALTMEIKPIPASEYITPTRRPAYSVLDRMALRVQAADTMRSWQAALTEFLATA
- the rfaE2 gene encoding D-glycero-beta-D-manno-heptose 1-phosphate adenylyltransferase; the protein is MGRIIDSPQQLAHELIHHRRQGHTIVSTNGVFDILHIGHVRYLNAARSMGDVLVVGINSDESTRGLKGPDRPLVPEMERAEVVAALAAVDFVVVFPENAPNALLEIVRPDIHVKGGDYEVERMPETAVVRRYGGKVVAAPLEPDHSTTATIARIRASTQGSISAQHGTEEPE
- the galE gene encoding UDP-glucose 4-epimerase GalE, whose amino-acid sequence is MNLLVTGGAGYIGSHYVRYEASRGHQVVVLDNLVYGHAESLPDGVLLVVGNVGDAGVAEALLRAHKIEAVVHFAAYAYVGESVTNPGKYYQNNFAAVIPMMDAMRSCEVRRFIFSSTCATYGNPQYVPLDEAHPQNPINPYGESKLWVERMLAAYGAASGLEYVGLRYFNAAGSAADGSIGESHDPETHLIPLALQAALGKRAAITVFGADYDTPDGTCVRDYIHVDDIAVAHSLALQRLTAGGASGFYNLGTGTGHSVREIIQACEDVTGKKIPVIDGARRAGDPPSLVASAAKAYKELGWLPGYRELEPIIGTAWEWELHRRY
- a CDS encoding glycosyltransferase family 2 protein, translated to MPLDGSELEPHPPPTPARVEDEVPVPVSHPLLTVIVPVFNECATILELLNRVIAVPLSKQVLVIDDGSSDGTQEVLRSAADGKLPDVEVAYHAVNRGKGAAIRTAIPLARGQFVLIQDADLEYDPREYSRLLEPLQDGRADVVYGSRFLGGGAHRVLLFWHRVGNAFLTLVSNMLTNLNLTDMEVCYKVFRRELIQGLILHSDRFDIEPEITAKVARAGCRIYEVPISYSGRNYADGKKIGWKDGFLALWTIVKYRFVD